Sequence from the Ostrea edulis chromosome 8, xbOstEdul1.1, whole genome shotgun sequence genome:
CCTCTTTCAAAAGAGAATGAACTGCAAGAAGAGTTGCGGGAGACCAAACGTGATCTACAGAGAGAAAGATGGGGAGTTCACAGGATAGCAGACAATGACAGCCTGACAAAGTTCTATACCAGTCTCTCAACCTTCGCAATGTTTCTCTGGCTGTTCAGCTACCTGAAGGATAAGTGTGAAAGGATGACCTATTGGACTGGGGAGAGCCATACGTTGCCAGGGACATACAGGACAAGAGCGCGTAGGTCCCATCTACAACCCATAGATCAGCTTTTTGCTGTCCTTATGAGAAACCGTTTGGGTCTTTTTGTCCAGGACATTGCAGAGCGGTTTTGTATAGCTCCTAGCACATTCTCGAAATATTACACCACCTGGCTATGTCTTCTTCATAAAGAACTGAAATTCCTTAATCCATTTCCAGCCAAAGATGTTGTTCAGCGCACAATGCCctcttaatttaaaaaatttcctaATACACGTATCATTATAGACTGCactgaaatatttattcaaaaatcaTCCAGTTTAACAAATCAGtcattaacattttcaaattacaagAATCATAATACAGCTAAATTTTTGGTTGGCATCACTCCAGCTGGTATTATATCATTTGTTTCTGAGGGGTGGGGTGGAAAAGTCTCTGACCAACAAATCACAGAAGAGTCAGGTCTATTGGACCTTTTAGAACCAGGTGATAGCGTTATGGCAGATAAAGGTTTCATAATAACAGATTTGCTTAAACAGAGAGGATGCTATCTTAATATCCCCCCTTTTTTACGTAATGACCATCAATTTGCTGTGGAAGATGTATATAATACTCAGGAAATTGCACAGCTCCGTATACATGTAGAGCGCAGTATAGGCCGAGtaaaaaattttcatatttttgatgGTGTTTTGCCATTGTCAATGATACCACTTGTCAGTAAGTTATTTCAAGTATGCTGTTGGCTCTCGAATCTTGATGTACCCCTTGTGGAAGATAAGTAAAACTCCCCTTGTGGTATCGAACACAGTAAaacctgatcaggtaaacggataaGGTAAACTTAAGTTTGATtacaataaattgtttttcgCTGACCCTGGAAGTTTGCTATAACCATGATTTACTGTGCTTGACAAGTATTTACCTTCAAATAGTGACCCTAAGCTTTACTCGGTTGTATACTGGCTTTAACAATTTTATCCATGAATTTAATGTGATTACATTGGGCATTATAAACAGAAtaccttaaggtagctcactacactaaagcttatactttgtatgacaccacgtcacaagatggcgatttaaatgttttgtgacattatttgtatcgatcgattcgTTTGTCTATCgttgtagctcagtggttaaagcattgggctggtgaacagCATATCTCAAGTTCAAATTCCCCAGAGTTTCTTGTTTAAAtgtgatgaaatatttttgttgaaaatcatgtttttatccaaatttgcctttttggcatatatacttattgtaagTCATCATATcttcatatcttttataattaaatcaattcgtgttaatttgagaaactatttctgggtgtagtgagccaccttaatggTCAAACAAAGTCTGGTTGTCTGACAATATATCGTTTTTCCATTTTATAGCTTTCAGAAAAGCCAAAAAGAGTATTTtgcataacaaaaatgtttcaGACAAGTCTTTTTCATTTATAAGCAATGTGATATATACCATTATCTGTGACCATGATTCATGTACACTCACATGATACCTATTGCATTCAATTTCATAATACTTGTTTTATGAATACTGGATACTCTGTGAAATGGAAATTAATTTTGATCATAATACACTGGGAATAtgaatttcatataaaattgaaCAAGTTTTGGCATCATTGAAGCCACAAATTCTGGATCAAATAGAACCCTATCAACACATACATTGTTGGATTTTGCCGCAGTCCAAACAACAAAATCGCACCATGGGGTACTCATCAAGGCCATTTCTCCCTGTACTTGGGCATAATACTTGTGGGATGACTAACTTTGGTCCTTCACTAGTATTTTCAAGACAAAAGCACTTGTCTTCCATTGCAAGGATATCTGGTATCTCCATGGCATTTACCAAAGTACCCTTTATGGAGTATGGGCATTTTATTTCAAGCACGCCTGTGCTGTTCTCTTCTGTTACCCTCCCGTCACTGGATGCACCTAGAAAAGTATGGGTGCTGCAGAGCATCAATCCAGTAGAGTCGATTCTAAAGCTGCCCCCCAGTACTTGTTTCATCATAGAGTACTCAACTCGGGCTGTGTCCTCGTCATCTATCCCCCACTGTACAGATGCTGGCATGTTTGTGTACCTAATTCAAAAATATCTGAACATCAAGAATTAACTTACACTTAAGGTTGCAACACCCTCATGTTACttatacaaaaatattataaataaatattattaattgAAAGTGGAAAACTGTATCCATTTCCACTTGATATGGCTTGAtttaaccaaagaaaatgtgtatgttgtcACCTTCGTAGATGTCAGACAGTATAAGTcaaaatcagaaaatcacacaattTTGTAAAGcagaataataattaaaaaaatcattagaaataattgattacactctatgaaaaatataaattttatcactatcaataaataaccaatttttttattttattgcaaaaacaTATATCATATCTAGGATCAATCTACCATAAGAAGTTAGGTGGTTGTGTCTGGTAATATAACTTGTATATActgatgtacatgtttttaatttgtattaTGTTTAAGTAGAAAAGGTGATCTTGTTtactgaatttttaaaaacagaatttaagatGCAATCTTGTAAATGttacatgcatgcatgcacaTAAAATATCTTTGTTCAACATATCTTTCAAGGTTTGATCCCTCGACTATCTGTCTAATTAGAGAATTGGAGTTGTTACCAGCAGATAATACATCCCCAAATAAGGAGCTAGTTATCCTTCCAATGTGTAACTGCTTCCACATTTCACACTTTCTCTGCTCCTGTGTATACTTCTCTATGAACATCACTAGATCCATGTCAATGGAAGGTGGGGGCActggaaaaaaatgtgttgataTATTAACCTGTTTTATATTACTATGTGGTGGGTCATTTGTTACATTAAGCAGTTCCTTTTTATTGTACATTCATTAAACTTGGTAGGAAGGAAATTTATTGCAGGTGGTAAATGGTCATGTAGAactttcaatatcaatttgttCTGTGTTTGATACTCACAGCTCCCAACAGTAAAAAGCATTTCTTCCATTTTCATGATGTAGGGGTCCTTGGTTGTCACAATTTCTTCTTCATGTGATGCCATAGGGACAGGGTCTGGGATATTCCAAATATGCACCATCCCtgaaacaaacatatatttaaaatatatctaatatatacatgttgatTATAGGATCCAATCAAATCTTATGATTCATTATTAAATTGTTCTGTGTTTTTAGTCAAGTTCATTATTACTGGtgtattattatgttccccaaacaaagtttgggaacatattgtttttactctgtttcttattatcttccccaaacaaagtttgggaacatattgtttttactctgtttcttattattatgttccccaaacaaagtttgggaacatattgtttttactctgtttcttattattattatgttccccaaacaaagtttgggaacatattgtttttactctgtttcttattattattattattattattattattattattattattctttttctccggtacttttttgtccggtagtgttctcaggaactacaaaagggatcgatatgaaactttccaggatgatagtatagcgtttgtagatgtgcatagtgatagtcattttgtttgcacgtgcatgcacgcgcgcgcacgtgcattgcaattttggtacaaaaaatggaaaatcagaatattgaaggaagagatataaaacctaaataggatgatagtatatcatttgtacatatgaaaaataatagttattttgccagcacgcgcacgcatgcgcgtgcacgcgcattacaaaatttgtacgctaactttggaatcagtctaacttttttcttgttcattgaaatggcttgaaattcatatcataggtagatattgagacccttaactgatttacatggtcaaaattactaatttgcacgcgcatgcacgtgcgcttcattttgattggataatgctaaaacgtttgtaactatcttatttatgaagcgaatgagatgatattcacagcatatgtagacaatatgtgtatctatatgttggtgtaacaaaaaatgccaacccacacgcgcatgcgcgtgcaacgttttttaaatgttcaatttttaaaggccgataacgtttttgtttttcatcaaattctattcatattaggggtttagatgtatcttggtactccttacaaattgctgtggttagaattactgctcagcacgtgcatgcacgtgtgctgatttctgattggacgattttaaaatcgctataacttccttatatttggtggaaacgttatgaaattcatactgtgggtatatgatacaaatgcctgttgaacgacatcaacaaaaattcggaatcatacacgcatgcgcgtgtatgcacgtgcaacgctttctttcatttcttggtactgaaatgaccatattgaacgtactacatgtaattaaaggctaaaataaaatgattttttcctatagattcacaaggacatcactttttaattaggggaggtttggggaacatctgtaacggtccccgttacaattagaactagttattattattattattctttttctccggtacttttttgtccggtagtgttcgcagaaactacaaaagg
This genomic interval carries:
- the LOC125663038 gene encoding uncharacterized protein LOC125663038, encoding MKDSDEELSCTSVLCQWKAPRANAKPQPMSALAHRKPSTDSTNDPMTEPAPHPQTTFDPRHSMDRIPYLDRTLQHLQKLEEIFPKTGMVHIWNIPDPVPMASHEEEIVTTKDPYIMKMEEMLFTVGSLPPPSIDMDLVMFIEKYTQEQRKYTNMPASVQWGIDDEDTARVEYSMMKQVLGGSFRIDSTGLMLCSTHTFLGASSDGRVTEENSTGVLEIKCPYSIKGTLVNAMEIPDILAMEDKCFCLENTSEGPNQYTTE